A genomic segment from Sulfitobacter mediterraneus encodes:
- a CDS encoding glycerate kinase type-2 family protein, with the protein MTTPVPDPSVVDRALLVELFDAAVAAADPMTALRNALPDPPQGKTVVVGAGKGAAQLANALEHLWPGPLTGVVATRYGFAVPCKQITVMEAAHPVPDQAGVEAASALLETVSGLEPEDLVIALICGGGSALLPAPPEGLSLQDEQELNQSLLRSGAPISAMNAIRKHVSAIKGGRLAAAAYPARVVTLVVSDVPGDDPAQVASGPTVPDRVSRQDALAMIDHYNIDLPAHIRAHIASAEADAPHPEDPVFADHSVRVIASARQSLDAAAAVAKARGLDAAILSDAIEGEAREVAQMHAAIARQVKDRDHPFAKPVVILSGGETTVTLRHRGRGGRNTEFLLSLALHLEGTAGITALAADTDGIDGSEDNAGAFVDGSSCARMRRHGRDPRGDLNANDAFSAFEASDDLFSPGPTGTNVNDFRAIIVR; encoded by the coding sequence ATGACAACCCCGGTGCCTGATCCTTCGGTCGTGGACAGGGCTTTGTTGGTTGAACTGTTTGACGCTGCAGTTGCGGCGGCGGATCCGATGACGGCGCTGCGAAATGCCTTGCCCGATCCGCCGCAAGGCAAAACCGTGGTTGTAGGGGCGGGCAAGGGTGCGGCGCAACTGGCCAATGCACTTGAACATTTATGGCCCGGTCCGCTGACGGGTGTTGTTGCCACACGCTACGGATTTGCGGTGCCTTGCAAGCAAATCACCGTGATGGAAGCGGCGCATCCGGTGCCGGATCAGGCAGGAGTGGAGGCGGCGTCGGCGCTGCTCGAGACAGTGTCGGGTCTGGAGCCAGAGGATCTGGTGATTGCGCTGATCTGCGGCGGGGGGTCGGCGCTTTTGCCGGCTCCACCTGAAGGGCTGTCGTTGCAGGACGAACAGGAGTTGAACCAATCCTTGCTGCGTTCGGGTGCGCCCATATCGGCGATGAATGCGATCCGCAAACATGTGAGCGCGATCAAGGGGGGCAGGTTGGCCGCCGCCGCCTATCCTGCACGGGTGGTGACTTTGGTGGTGTCGGATGTGCCAGGTGATGATCCGGCACAGGTGGCATCTGGCCCAACTGTACCGGACAGGGTTTCGCGCCAAGATGCCCTTGCGATGATTGATCACTACAACATCGATTTGCCGGCGCATATCCGTGCCCACATCGCCAGTGCAGAGGCCGACGCGCCGCATCCTGAGGATCCGGTTTTTGCGGACCATTCAGTGCGCGTTATCGCTTCTGCCCGTCAATCGCTTGACGCTGCGGCGGCAGTGGCCAAGGCGCGGGGGCTAGATGCCGCGATCCTGTCCGATGCTATCGAAGGCGAGGCGCGGGAAGTGGCGCAGATGCATGCCGCCATCGCCCGTCAGGTCAAAGACCGCGACCACCCCTTTGCCAAACCAGTGGTAATCCTGTCGGGTGGCGAAACCACAGTGACCCTGCGCCATAGGGGCCGCGGCGGGCGCAACACCGAGTTTCTGTTGTCACTGGCGCTGCATCTGGAAGGCACGGCAGGGATCACGGCGCTGGCCGCAGACACAGATGGCATCGACGGATCGGAGGACAACGCCGGTGCCTTTGTGGACGGGTCCAGTTGCGCAAGGATGCGCCGCCATGGCCGAGACCCCAGAGGGGATTTGAACGCCAATGATGCCTTTAGCGCTTTCGAGGCCAGCGATGATTTGTTTTCGCCCGGTCCGACGGGCACAAACGTCAATGATTTCAGGGCGATTATTGTGCGGTGA
- a CDS encoding tetratricopeptide repeat-containing sulfotransferase family protein, whose translation MPKKEPTDKILTRARKAANAGDYPGAVAAFAQVLTRFPSNKRALQGMAALKTTALPQMRTAARKAQEERRWSDAEAQLRAACTLAPEEIDLGLALASCLLDQLNAPAALAAAQAILDKSPDNRHALNIQGTAQRLLGQGAAAKKSFTAALGDPATDVQSLNNLGISARAEGARTEAAEYYRRAIAIDPANPALHLNLSQETTYSADTPHLQQMRDLLASKDRNNPALAPLHFALFKAYDDLGDTKQAFAHLEQANQLAKANLQYDFQKDAIPCALSKVLMKEPMQSAEVATPQRPIFITGLPRTGTTLAEQILARSNGTRPCGELTVVQLAVVRLMRDVMDRANKSLTQTDIDDLGNELRSGLAEYGDGATVLIDKMPLNFRWIGFICAALPEARIVHMSRDPMAVAWSLYRQSFDSAGNGFVYDPSDIARFMALHRDLMAHWRSCYPDRIFDLGYEALVSEPESTTRSLAAATGLDWSEDWLTPEKGSNLVLTASARQIRKPIYRDSNRQWTRYEAELAPMRSALVASGLI comes from the coding sequence GTGCCCAAAAAAGAACCGACCGACAAGATCCTGACCCGCGCCCGTAAGGCGGCCAACGCAGGTGATTATCCCGGCGCGGTCGCAGCATTTGCGCAGGTTCTGACACGGTTTCCATCGAACAAACGTGCCTTGCAGGGGATGGCGGCGTTGAAAACCACAGCCCTGCCACAGATGCGCACCGCCGCGCGAAAAGCGCAGGAAGAACGCCGGTGGTCCGACGCGGAAGCACAGCTGCGCGCCGCCTGTACTCTGGCCCCTGAAGAGATCGACCTCGGGCTTGCCCTTGCCTCGTGCTTGTTGGATCAACTCAACGCCCCTGCGGCCCTCGCCGCCGCGCAGGCCATTTTGGACAAATCCCCGGATAACCGGCATGCGTTGAACATCCAAGGCACAGCGCAACGGCTCTTGGGACAGGGCGCGGCAGCAAAAAAAAGCTTTACTGCCGCGCTTGGCGATCCTGCCACCGATGTTCAAAGCCTTAACAATCTGGGTATTTCGGCCCGTGCAGAGGGTGCCCGCACGGAGGCTGCCGAATACTATCGTCGCGCCATCGCGATTGATCCGGCCAATCCGGCGCTGCATCTCAATCTTTCGCAGGAAACCACCTATTCCGCCGACACACCGCACCTGCAACAGATGCGCGACCTGCTGGCCTCTAAGGACAGAAACAACCCGGCGCTGGCCCCGCTGCATTTTGCCCTGTTCAAGGCCTATGATGATCTGGGTGATACCAAGCAGGCCTTTGCCCATCTGGAACAGGCCAACCAACTGGCCAAAGCCAACCTGCAATACGACTTTCAAAAGGATGCGATCCCCTGCGCCCTCAGCAAAGTGTTGATGAAAGAACCGATGCAATCCGCAGAAGTTGCCACCCCACAGCGGCCCATCTTTATTACAGGTCTGCCGCGCACCGGCACCACTTTGGCAGAGCAGATCCTCGCCCGGTCAAACGGTACGCGCCCCTGTGGTGAGTTGACCGTGGTGCAACTGGCCGTGGTGCGCCTGATGCGTGACGTGATGGACCGCGCGAACAAATCCCTGACCCAGACCGACATTGACGACCTGGGCAATGAGCTGCGCAGCGGCCTGGCCGAATATGGCGATGGGGCGACAGTTCTGATCGACAAAATGCCGCTCAATTTCCGCTGGATCGGCTTTATCTGTGCTGCGTTGCCAGAGGCCCGTATTGTTCATATGTCCCGTGATCCGATGGCGGTGGCATGGTCGCTTTACCGGCAATCTTTTGACAGCGCGGGCAACGGGTTTGTCTATGATCCAAGTGATATCGCACGTTTCATGGCGCTGCACCGCGATCTGATGGCGCATTGGCGCAGCTGCTATCCGGACCGGATCTTCGATCTGGGCTACGAGGCTTTGGTCTCTGAACCGGAGAGCACAACCCGATCTCTGGCCGCCGCGACGGGACTGGACTGGTCAGAGGATTGGCTCACCCCCGAAAAGGGATCAAATCTGGTGCTGACAGCCAGCGCAAGGCAAATCCGCAAACCGATCTACCGGGACAGCAACCGGCAATGGACCCGTTATGAGGCGGAATTGGCCCCGATGCGGTCGGCGTTGGTGGCATCTGGATTGATCTAG
- a CDS encoding indolepyruvate ferredoxin oxidoreductase family protein codes for MNAPTPTNRLEMTLEDRLSQDEGWVYMTGMQALVRLPLQQRKRDAAAGLNTGGYISGYRGSPMGRYDMELWAAEKELLAHNVVFQAGVNEDLAATATWGAQQVGLFPGAKVEGVFSIWYGKAPGMDRSLDPLRHANLAGSNPKGGSILLVGDDHGAKSSTLACYSDYNFVSLGMPLLAPANAQEVLDYGLHGIAMSRFSGALVGLKLVTDVVEGGGSVQVGPDSPHITVPASDTPPPGITHFTPLMEQERRLWDEKIKRALNYARSNDLNQISGSKNATIGIVAAGKAWQDLAQALAGMGYKDGKIGNAEVRLLKVGMVWPLDDTAVKDFAKGLDTIIVVEEKRPLLEDQIRTQLYGTALTPRLIGKTFSGQAYSFDAGDPAFPNFGEIDPTMIARIIARGANEADPACGIPLPNQPDQPPALGSSGAIRAPSFCAGCPHGRSTQVIDGSRALAGIGCHSMAMLRDPTRTNSMSHMGGEGVGWLGQFPFTDEKHVFTNMGDGTYFHSGLMAIRAAVAAKAPITYKLLHNGFVSMTGGQAHDGDVSPESMVAQLRAEGVNRIALVSDEPEKYASVPLPKGVTLHPRTAMDQVQQELREIPEVTVLIFDQPCATERRRLRKRGKWVDPDKRAFINPAVCEGCGDCSTVSQCMAIEPLETELGRKRQINQSSCNKDFSCVEGFCPSFVTVSGATLKKARQQAGTIDISHLPDPKIPAIDGSWSVLVSGIGGAGVVTVGQTLAVAAHAEGHYSSNLDITGLAQKYGAVHSHIKIAASPADMRATRIAVDEANCLIGCDLVVAAGDEALSLLKSDDAVAVTDTTVVPTSEFSKNPDWTLNGDEQMSRLTTVLGDRARGLAAQDLAEKVMGDRVFANMVLMGAAWQQGGVPLSLASIRRAIALNGTKVEQNYQAFDLGRLAYADPEAAQRLAGGEAPVDLSARRAEPVDELIAKRTDMLRAYGIATNVTRYTDRLTAAREAGCNDAALRALAKGYFKMLAVKDEWEVARLYADPAFQEGLQQTFDGDLKLTFHVGAWPFGKIDKASGRPIKGEVGPWVLTAFGLMSRLRGLRGTLLDPFRNSAEAKLARRLLAEYEDDVAFALDHWSDSKADDITALLNLPEQIRGYGHIRERHADAAALVRAELRSKITAKPAQAA; via the coding sequence ATGAACGCACCGACCCCGACCAACAGACTTGAGATGACGCTTGAAGATCGGCTGTCACAAGATGAGGGCTGGGTCTATATGACCGGCATGCAGGCGCTGGTCCGTTTGCCGCTCCAACAGCGCAAACGGGATGCCGCCGCAGGGTTGAACACGGGCGGATATATTTCCGGCTATCGCGGATCACCCATGGGCCGCTATGACATGGAGCTTTGGGCTGCCGAGAAAGAGCTGCTGGCCCATAACGTGGTGTTTCAAGCGGGCGTGAACGAAGATCTGGCCGCCACCGCCACATGGGGCGCACAGCAGGTTGGCCTGTTCCCCGGTGCAAAAGTCGAAGGGGTGTTCTCAATCTGGTACGGCAAGGCGCCCGGCATGGACCGGTCGCTTGACCCGCTGCGCCACGCCAATCTGGCTGGATCAAATCCCAAAGGCGGATCGATCTTGTTGGTGGGTGATGATCACGGTGCAAAATCGTCAACATTGGCCTGCTATTCCGACTATAACTTTGTCTCGCTTGGCATGCCGCTTTTGGCCCCAGCCAATGCCCAGGAGGTTCTGGATTACGGGTTGCACGGCATCGCGATGAGCCGGTTTTCCGGCGCTTTGGTCGGGTTGAAGCTGGTCACTGACGTGGTCGAAGGCGGCGGATCGGTGCAGGTTGGCCCGGACAGCCCGCACATAACAGTGCCCGCCTCTGATACACCGCCCCCCGGCATCACCCATTTCACCCCGCTTATGGAACAAGAGCGCAGGCTTTGGGATGAAAAGATCAAGCGCGCCTTGAACTATGCCCGCAGCAACGATCTGAACCAGATTAGCGGCAGCAAGAACGCGACCATCGGCATCGTGGCGGCGGGCAAGGCCTGGCAGGATCTGGCGCAGGCATTGGCCGGAATGGGATACAAGGACGGCAAGATCGGCAATGCGGAGGTACGGCTTTTGAAGGTGGGCATGGTCTGGCCACTGGATGACACGGCCGTGAAAGACTTTGCCAAGGGGCTGGATACGATCATCGTGGTTGAAGAAAAGCGCCCGCTTCTCGAAGATCAGATCCGCACACAGCTTTATGGCACCGCTCTCACCCCCCGCCTGATCGGCAAAACCTTCAGCGGTCAGGCCTATTCATTCGACGCGGGTGATCCAGCCTTTCCCAACTTTGGCGAAATTGATCCGACAATGATTGCCCGCATCATCGCACGAGGCGCGAATGAGGCCGACCCGGCCTGCGGCATCCCCCTGCCCAATCAACCGGATCAACCTCCGGCCCTTGGCAGCAGCGGCGCAATCCGCGCCCCGTCCTTTTGCGCCGGTTGCCCGCACGGGCGTTCCACCCAAGTCATCGACGGCAGCCGCGCCTTGGCCGGGATTGGTTGTCACTCCATGGCGATGCTGCGCGACCCGACGCGGACCAACTCGATGTCACATATGGGCGGCGAGGGTGTGGGATGGCTTGGTCAATTTCCCTTTACCGATGAAAAACACGTTTTCACCAATATGGGCGATGGCACCTATTTCCACTCCGGCCTGATGGCGATCCGCGCCGCAGTCGCCGCCAAGGCGCCGATCACCTACAAACTGCTGCACAACGGTTTTGTCTCGATGACCGGCGGCCAGGCCCATGATGGCGATGTCTCGCCTGAAAGCATGGTCGCGCAATTGCGGGCCGAAGGGGTCAACAGGATTGCGCTGGTTTCTGATGAGCCGGAGAAATATGCAAGCGTACCCCTGCCCAAAGGGGTCACGCTGCATCCTCGCACCGCCATGGATCAGGTTCAGCAAGAGCTGCGCGAGATCCCCGAAGTGACCGTACTGATCTTTGACCAGCCTTGCGCAACCGAACGTCGCCGCCTGCGCAAACGCGGCAAATGGGTGGACCCGGACAAACGCGCCTTTATCAACCCGGCGGTCTGCGAAGGCTGCGGCGATTGTTCGACCGTGTCGCAATGTATGGCGATTGAGCCGCTGGAAACCGAGCTGGGCCGCAAGCGGCAGATCAATCAATCCTCCTGCAACAAGGATTTCTCCTGCGTCGAAGGGTTCTGTCCCTCCTTCGTGACAGTGTCCGGCGCAACCCTGAAAAAAGCGCGGCAGCAGGCAGGCACCATTGACATCAGCCACCTGCCCGACCCGAAAATTCCGGCGATTGACGGGTCTTGGTCGGTGCTGGTGTCGGGCATCGGCGGCGCGGGCGTTGTCACGGTTGGCCAGACCCTTGCCGTGGCCGCCCATGCCGAGGGGCATTATTCGTCCAATCTCGACATCACCGGACTGGCCCAGAAATACGGCGCGGTGCACTCCCATATCAAGATCGCCGCCAGCCCCGCGGATATGCGGGCCACGCGCATTGCCGTGGACGAGGCCAACTGCCTGATTGGTTGTGATCTGGTTGTGGCAGCGGGGGATGAGGCCCTGTCGCTGTTGAAATCTGACGATGCCGTCGCCGTGACAGATACCACGGTGGTTCCCACCTCCGAGTTTTCCAAGAACCCGGATTGGACGTTGAACGGCGACGAACAGATGTCGCGCCTGACCACTGTATTGGGGGATCGCGCCCGTGGACTAGCGGCGCAGGATCTGGCGGAAAAGGTGATGGGCGACCGCGTGTTTGCCAATATGGTGCTGATGGGCGCGGCCTGGCAACAAGGCGGCGTGCCGCTGTCGCTGGCCTCAATCCGCCGTGCCATCGCTCTGAACGGCACCAAGGTGGAACAGAACTACCAAGCCTTCGATCTGGGCCGGTTGGCCTATGCCGATCCGGAGGCGGCACAGCGGTTGGCAGGTGGCGAGGCACCGGTTGATCTCAGCGCCCGCCGGGCGGAACCCGTTGATGAATTGATCGCAAAGCGCACGGATATGCTGCGCGCCTATGGCATTGCAACCAATGTCACCCGCTACACGGACCGATTGACCGCAGCACGCGAGGCCGGATGCAATGATGCCGCGCTCAGGGCGCTGGCCAAGGGATACTTCAAAATGCTGGCCGTCAAGGACGAATGGGAAGTAGCCCGCCTTTATGCCGACCCGGCCTTCCAAGAAGGCTTGCAACAGACCTTTGACGGCGATCTGAAGCTGACCTTCCATGTGGGCGCATGGCCCTTCGGCAAGATCGACAAGGCCTCAGGCAGACCGATCAAGGGCGAGGTTGGCCCATGGGTACTGACGGCCTTTGGCCTGATGTCCAGACTGCGCGGATTGCGCGGCACGCTGCTTGACCCCTTCCGCAACAGCGCAGAGGCGAAACTGGCCCGCCGGTTGCTGGCTGAATACGAAGATGACGTGGCCTTTGCGCTCGATCACTGGTCGGACAGCAAAGCCGACGACATCACCGCCCTGCTGAACCTGCCGGAGCAGATCCGCGGCTACGGGCATATCCGTGAGCGTCACGCCGATGCTGCCGCGCTGGTCCGCGCCGAGCTTCGGTCGAAGATCACGGCAAAGCCGGCACAGGCCGCCTGA
- a CDS encoding oxidoreductase, with protein sequence MTQKTAIITGAAQGVGEAIAERLAGEGVTRMLLIDRNGAAMVGLAARLKDRGVEADVLTLDLADIEGLMRDLPAALDGIGPVDILANTAGSTARGGLADTTPEAFDLLFAINVRAPFFLMQLVAPKMREGGVIINVTSMLAYGGPPFLMTYSATKAALVAMTKSAANTLKRDRVRVLGINLGWTWTPGEQETQTKVHGLPDDWRETVGASQPFGRLLMPEDPAALVAFLASKDACMMTGAIIDLDQFVAGTVDDNPGA encoded by the coding sequence ATGACCCAGAAAACAGCAATCATCACGGGCGCCGCACAAGGCGTGGGAGAGGCGATCGCAGAGCGTTTGGCAGGAGAAGGTGTCACGCGCATGCTGCTGATTGACCGCAACGGCGCAGCGATGGTGGGTCTCGCGGCCCGTCTCAAGGACAGGGGCGTTGAGGCAGATGTGTTGACGCTGGATCTTGCTGATATAGAGGGGCTGATGCGGGATTTGCCGGCCGCCTTGGATGGGATTGGCCCGGTGGACATTCTGGCCAATACCGCAGGGTCCACCGCACGGGGCGGCTTGGCCGATACCACGCCCGAGGCCTTTGATCTGCTCTTTGCGATCAACGTGCGTGCGCCATTTTTCTTGATGCAACTGGTTGCCCCGAAAATGCGAGAGGGCGGAGTGATCATCAATGTCACCTCGATGCTGGCCTATGGCGGCCCGCCCTTCCTGATGACCTATTCCGCGACCAAGGCGGCGCTGGTGGCGATGACCAAAAGCGCGGCAAACACGCTCAAACGGGACAGGGTACGGGTGTTGGGGATCAATCTGGGCTGGACATGGACCCCCGGCGAGCAGGAGACCCAGACCAAGGTTCATGGTTTGCCTGATGACTGGCGCGAAACTGTCGGGGCCAGCCAGCCTTTCGGGCGGCTTTTGATGCCCGAAGACCCGGCGGCACTGGTTGCGTTTCTGGCGTCCAAGGATGCCTGCATGATGACAGGTGCAATCATTGATCTGGACCAGTTCGTCGCAGGCACCGTGGATGACAACCCCGGTGCCTGA
- a CDS encoding SMP-30/gluconolactonase/LRE family protein, with protein MKISVLCDVKPLLGEGPIWDVERQRLWFIDSLGRRIFRCTEQGGEMSAWTVPSPIGSMALRRAGGAIVALQDGFHALDFDSGELRHIIDPEPERPGNRLNDGKVDGAGRFLCGSMDMGETDPTGTLWRLDPDMSLHRLEDNIICSNGPCFSPDWHTLYFADSFTGKIRAYDYDPETGTPSNSRTFAVLPDDRGGAPDGATVDSEGYVWSACVFDGRIHRFAPDGSVDRVIEMPVCKITSLTFGGPQLDTLFVTSMAEPPLPRHPGDGPLRGATFRIDGLGVTGLPEPRFAG; from the coding sequence ATGAAGATATCGGTTCTGTGTGACGTGAAACCCCTGTTGGGCGAAGGCCCGATATGGGATGTTGAACGCCAAAGGCTCTGGTTTATCGACAGCCTTGGCCGCCGGATTTTTCGCTGTACCGAACAGGGCGGCGAGATGTCGGCATGGACGGTCCCGTCCCCCATCGGATCCATGGCGTTGCGGCGGGCAGGCGGGGCGATTGTGGCCCTGCAGGACGGGTTTCATGCGCTTGATTTCGACAGCGGAGAGCTGCGCCATATCATCGATCCCGAGCCAGAGCGTCCGGGCAACCGGCTGAACGATGGCAAGGTCGATGGCGCAGGCCGGTTCCTGTGCGGATCTATGGACATGGGCGAGACCGATCCAACCGGCACGCTGTGGCGGCTTGACCCGGATATGTCGCTGCACCGGCTTGAGGATAATATCATCTGTTCAAACGGTCCGTGCTTTTCGCCCGATTGGCACACGTTGTATTTTGCCGACAGTTTCACCGGCAAGATCCGGGCCTATGATTATGACCCTGAAACGGGCACCCCCAGCAACAGCCGGACCTTTGCTGTGTTGCCAGACGACAGGGGCGGCGCTCCTGACGGGGCAACCGTGGACAGCGAAGGTTATGTCTGGTCGGCCTGTGTCTTTGATGGCCGCATTCACCGTTTTGCGCCGGATGGCAGTGTGGATCGCGTGATTGAAATGCCGGTGTGCAAGATCACCAGCCTGACCTTTGGCGGCCCGCAGCTTGACACCCTGTTTGTCACCTCGATGGCAGAGCCGCCATTGCCCCGCCACCCCGGTGATGGCCCGCTGCGCGGCGCGACATTTCGCATTGATGGATTGGGCGTGACCGGCCTGCCTGAACCCCGCTTTGCCGGTTAA